The genomic segment GGAGCTCAGTGTAGATTGGTAGCACTTCTGGGTGGCAGACAAAGGCAAAAGCCAAAATTGGGATGGTGTATGCTGTCTACagccaaaacacagcaaaggtCAGTAACACAGTTATGGTTGCTATATTCTTAACGCTGCTGTTGACATAACACACCTTAGTTTTGTTGACTTAATACACTCCAGTGCAAAAAATATAGCTTGCTGTGCaaatcattaaataaaaatacacatgacACAGCAGGAAACTAGGCACAGGCACCGTGAAAATGTTTGTTCACTAACCTGTGGGTTCATGGTAAATAGCTTGGAATCACAGAAGCCATCTGCTGTAGAATCAACACTGTAATGGTCAGCAGCAGTTTTGTTATGATGATCATCTGCCAGTGGACATGGGATGTTGAATTTCTTGTATATCACCTGGGGAGACATGCTCATAGCTTAATCAAAGACAAATATTTAACGGAAGCGCGGTGGGTTATATTGTATGTATCTTTAATATCTCACCGAAATGAGAAAAAACACCATACAGGAGAGCGAGAAACCGCTGGTATAGCCAAGGTAACCTGGATCGCAATAACAGCAGAATGTTAACGTTATTTATGGTCTTAGACagtagagagagaaaaggaggcaATAATGttactttaatttaatcaatgCAGGATATGAAAACAAGGCAGAACAAAGGATAGTGTAAACATGATGCAAGTAGGGGAGGATGAGTAGTAATACTAAtaactacaaaaaaaagaaaatgtgcaacAGAATGAAAAACATACCAAGGTGTTTCATGAGTGCTAGAGGAAGGATGATGAGAACACTAACTATGATGATCAAGTAGTTTCCATTCAAGAACCACTCTCTAAGAGACAGCCAAAAGaacagatgtaaaaaaaaataaaattagtgTGTTCctaaacaaaaatgaaactgatttatgTGACTCTAAGTTAGAAAATTGCTTTCACACTCACCCCGTGTTCTCCTGTTTACCGCAGAAAGCTTGAATAACCAGTGGGAGCTCAGACTTTACGATGAAGAGATAGCTTGACATAgctgaaaagaaaccaaaacaaacttATTTTGcgttcatatttatatttatatgtagtTTTATGACCAGCGTCAGAGGTAAATGAAATGGAAGGAAAATTGATGACATTACCTCCAATATTATGTACTGTTATGATGACGGCAGCCAGCATTTTCCCTGGGTGGCCAAAAGCCCGATATCCAAGCTGCTCATAAGCCCGGATGCCTGAAAACACATAAACTCTGTGTATGCGTTCAAGCTATGAACATACAAATTGCTCTGTGGCTACATGCTTGGTAATTCTCTGCCTTACCAACAACTCCAGCACTTTTTAGCAGAAGATGAATTGAATATGCAGACAGAAGAGCAATGCAGACCAACAGGATTCTGAAACACATAAGACATTtacattcttttaaaaaacatattcaCAAAACTATTCTGTTACTCTGAAGTTATTGTGAttgttgtcattttgttttttagttgttttttccccccccactCACACAAGAGAGTTTGGCTTTGAGAGACTGGCTCTCCAGTCAGCCGTTACCTCCCTTCCCCCCTGCCACATAGCACAGGTCTGATCCAACCAGGCGTGTCTTGGATCTGATCAGTGGGGTCTATATTTAACCACTCAAGTCTGATTTAGAGAAGCCGCGTGTGCATGAGCTCTAATGTACAATCTGACAGATCACAGTTTGCACATTAGAAGTTGTATGTAGCTGTTGGTGTACACCGATAGGTCACGGACAGAAACATCAGTTATCCCCTTGCCATCACACAAACCTGcccaaacacaaataaacacaaagaacaagATGATACACATTGGTGAGGCTCTACTTCTGGCCTTATAAGGACCCTCTATTAAATATATCCCATCTGTATCTACTATTGCAAACTGTGACCTTACCATGAAAGATAAACACAGTTTGaatagaaaacaaagaaactatTCTCTACAGAAAAGGAACAAAAATGAtctttaaaataacagaaaagcaAAGACCGTAAGCTTCTAAGAAAAACTATTAACTCTCAGTCCTTTGAAAAGTAGACTAAACAAAACGACTTCAGTTTGCAGAAACCTTAGCTGTGTCAGTCTATAGTTTATATGCCCAAATGCTCACATGATAAACAGCCCTGCTGTAGCCTCTAGGAGAGCACACATTCTACTTTACCCAGTTACTAAATATAAATTACAAGAAGCTGAAATCAATCTGCTGTAATTCAGTttgcaaaaaagagaaagacacaATTTCAGCACATCAGTGTGAGCAAATACATTCTCCTATATgagtggaaacacacacacacacacacacacacacacacacacagaggcatgcATAGTGACAGAGGGCACAAAGTTCAGCCAAAACTGGGGTTTTCTGTTTGGCTTGGAGACTCACATAAAAAGCAAGATCCCTGTGTTGGACATTGCATAAGCCAGTCCCAGGATCCCACTGCCCATTATGGCATTACTGAGGTTAAAGATGGACATGCCAAACGAAGTCTTTCCCTCGAACTGCAGCAAGAGGACAACAGAGGATGCCATTTGAGTTCATAGACAGAAATTACATagtatttattgtatttcagtttactaaaacaaacaagcacTCACATCTGTAAAGTGGGTTTCTTTCTTTGCACCAGGTTTATGTGGGAGAAACTCCTCCTGCTCGGCCAAGGCATCAATTGGATCAAACCTGCAACTAAAGATTAAAAGTGGGCTAAAACTAGGAAGTAGAACAAGcttaaaaagctgtaaaacactCACATTTCGTAGATGAAATTTAGAATCTCCCTGAGTTGAAATTTGACCCGATTGCTGTGATAAGATGCACCCAATCAGTCCCTAAGTCTTACCCATCTTCTTTGCTGTGTCCATTCATCTTCTGAAGCTCCATTTTGGTTGGGTTGGTTGATGTAATTGCTGAAATAAAAGAAGAGCAGTTTTCAGACTTTTAAATAGACATATTCACTTAAAAAGTATTTGCCTAAATTTGGAAATATTTTTGCTAGCAGAGGGTATGATGACAACTCTAGTTGTTTTTACTCTGCATACATAACATTCCAACATGGTCCATGCACCAGTCTTCTCAACTTTCCATTatttatgaaa from the Pelmatolapia mariae isolate MD_Pm_ZW linkage group LG20, Pm_UMD_F_2, whole genome shotgun sequence genome contains:
- the LOC134618034 gene encoding sodium-coupled neutral amino acid transporter 3-like; this encodes MELQKMNGHSKEDGCRFDPIDALAEQEEFLPHKPGAKKETHFTDFEGKTSFGMSIFNLSNAIMGSGILGLAYAMSNTGILLFIILLVCIALLSAYSIHLLLKSAGVVGIRAYEQLGYRAFGHPGKMLAAVIITVHNIGAMSSYLFIVKSELPLVIQAFCGKQENTGEWFLNGNYLIIIVSVLIILPLALMKHLGYLGYTSGFSLSCMVFFLISVIYKKFNIPCPLADDHHNKTAADHYSVDSTADGFCDSKLFTMNPQTAYTIPILAFAFVCHPEVLPIYTELRNATKKRMQNVANISILAMFVMYLLTALFGYLTFYGAVESELLHTYIRVDPLDVLILCVRLAVLVAVTLTVPVVLFPIRKALLQIFFADKPFHWVRHIGIAFGLLVVVNLLVILVPSIRDIFGIIGATSAPSLIFILPAIFYIRIVPEDQEPLRSRSKIQAACFAALGFIFMVMSLSFIIIDWVTGESRSVGGH